The region TTGTCCAAAAAATAATTAAACACAAATCGACTGCAACCAATCGTTTTGGCAATCAGAATTTCCTGTTTTTTATTCGGATAGATGCGAAACTTATATGCTTTATTAACTAGCATGACACTCATCCTTTTTCACAGGAACGTTTGTTTCTATTATAGCATATATTTATATGA is a window of Pueribacillus theae DNA encoding:
- a CDS encoding helix-turn-helix domain-containing protein, which gives rise to MLVNKAYKFRIYPNKKQEILIAKTIGCSRFVFNYFLD